CCAGCCGACGCGCCAGCCCGTCATGCAAAAATACTTCGAGAACGAGTTGATCACGAGCGCATGGTCGGACAGCGCCGCCGCCGTCACCGCGGGAAACGCGTAGTCGAGCCCGTGATAGATCTCGTCGGAGATGAAGCGAATGCCGGCATCCTCGGACGCCGCGATCAGGCCTGCGAGGGCCTCGCGGGACATCATCGTTCCCGTCGGATTGGCGGGGCTGCCGACCAGGACACCCTTCAGCGGCGCCTTGCGATGGGCCGCCAGCAGCGCCTCGCCGGTCAGCGCGTGTCGCGTGTCGTTGGTGGTCTCGATCAGCACCGGCTCGCAGCCGAGCGCGGTGAGGATGTGACGATACGGCGGATAGCCCGGCACGGTGACCGCCACGCGATCGCCGGGTTCGAACATCGACAGGAACGCGAGGATGAAGCCGCCGGAAGAACCTGTGGTCACCACGATCCTGTCGGGACTGACGGCGCAGCCGTGGGCATCGCGATAATGCCGCGCGATGCGCTCGCGCAAGGAGGGGATGCCGAGCGCCGACGTATAGTCGATCCGCCCCTGATGAAGCGCGGCCTGCGCCGCCGTGATCGCAGTCTTCGGAGCTCCCGCCGCGGGCTGGCCGACTTCCATGTGAATGACGTGACCGCCGGCCGCCTCGATTCGGGCCGCCGCGGCCATCACGTCCATGACCATGAACGGGGGAACATCACTGCGGCGGGACGGCTCGAGCCACTGCCCCACCCGGTTCCTCAATGTCGCATCGTGCATCGATTTCTGCTATTCGCTGGCGGACCGGTCCGTTCGGTCCGGAAAACAGGGCGCTTGCGCCCCAGACTAGCCGCAATATACGGCTCATAAGGGCATATCGCGTATCCGGTCCGCCGCCAATCGCCAAAACCAAGCACAAATCTGCATTCAACGCCCGTTTGACCCTGACCGTTTGATGTTGCTCCAGATCGCATTGCGCAAGAAGGCCTCGACGCTGACCGCCGTTGTCACGGCAGCGGCCATGGCGCTGTCACCGTTCGCCTCGGCGCGGGCGCAGGAGGGCAAAGGACCGCCGGTCCTGCGCGACACCGAAACCGAGCAGCTTCTGCGCGAATATACGCGCCCGATCCTGCGCGTTGCGGGCCTGGAGAAGCAGAATATCCGGATGGTGATCATCAACGACAGCACGTTCAATGCGTTCGTTGCCGATGGCCGCCGCATCTTCGTCAATTACGGCGCGATCCTCCAGTCGGAGACGCCGAACCAGCTGATCGGCGTGCTCGCGCACGAGACCGGGCATCTGGCCGGCGGCCATCTGGCCAAGCTGCGCGAGCAACTCGCGGGTGCCCAGACCCAGATGATCATCGCCATGCTGCTTGGCGCAGGTGCGCTGGCGGCAGGCGCCAGCCGCGGCGGCAATAACGGCCTCGCCAATGCCGGCGCCGCCGCGATCGCCGGACCGCAGGAGATGATCCGCCGTTCGCTGTTGTCCTATCAACGCCAGCAGGAAGAGAACGCCGACCGGGCCGGCGTGAAATTCCTGACCGCGACCCAGCAGTCGCCGAAGGGCATGTACGAGACCTTCAAGCGCTTCACCAGCGAGAGCCTGTTCGCGGCGCGCGGCGCCGATCCTTATCTCCAGTCGCACCCGATGCCCGCCGAGCGCGTCGCGGCGCTCCAGGAGTTTGCCAGCACCAGTCCGTATTGGGACAAGATGGACGATCCCGCGCTCCAGCTCCGGCACGACATGGTGCGCGCCAAGATCTCGGCCTTCATGGAGCGGCCCGAGACGGTGTACCGCCGCTACCCCCAGACCAACGACAGCTTGCCGGCGCGCTATGCCCGCGCCATCAGCACCTATCTGCACGGCGATTTGCGCAGTGCGCTGAGCCAGATCGACGCGCTGATCGCGGTGCAGCCGAACAACCCGTACTTCTACGAGGTCCGCGGCCAGGCCCTGCTGGAAAGCGGCAAGCCGGCCGACGCGATCGCCCCCCTGCGCAAGGCTGTCGCACTCTCGAACAATGCCCCCCTCATCGAGATGTTACTTGGGCAGGCTCTGGTTGGAACCGATAATAAGGCCTACACGGACGACGCCATCAAGATTCTCCGTGCCGCGGTGGCGCGCGAGCCCGAGGCGCCGATCGGCTTCACCCAGCTCGCGATGGCCTATGGCCGGAAGGGAGATTATGCCGAGGCGGATCTCGCCTCCGCCCAGGCCGCGTATTTGCGCGGCGACAACAAGACCGCTCGCGAGCTCGCCACGCGTGCGAAAACCCGTTTCGCCGTCGGCACGCCCGGATGGGTCAGGGCCGACGACATCGTTGCGTCGAAACCGCCGCGCAACTAGACCGAAGCCTGAACTGCCGCTTTGACGTCACGACACCACGATTGAGTCCGCCGGGACTTTGTTTGAAACCTGCTCTGGATAGAGGATTTGCCAATGCCTTCGCTGCGCCTGTTTGCTCCCGCGCTGTTTGCGCTCGCCATCTTCGGCGCAACGGGACCGGCTTCGGCCGACAGCTTCTCGGATGCCCAGCGCACCGATATCGAGGCGATCATCAAGAACTACCTCGTCAGCCATCCTGAAGTGCTCGAGGAGGCCATGACCGAGCTCAGCAAGCGCCAGGCCGACGCCGAGACCAAGAAGCACGAGGCCAGCGTCGCGCAGAACTCGGACGCGATCTTTAACTCGCCGCGCCAGGTCGTGCTCGGCAACAAGGACGGTGACGTCACCTTCGTCGAGTTCTTCGATTACAATTGCGGCTACTGCAAGCGCGCGATGAGCGACATGCTGGACCTGATGAAGTCCGATCCCAAGCTGAAGATCGTGCTGAAGGAGTTCCCGGTGCTGAGCCAGGGCTCGGTCGAGGCGGCGCAGGTCGCCGTCGCGGTGCGCATGCAGGATCCCACCGGCAAGAAGTATCTCGACTTCCACCAGAAGCTGCTCGGCGGTCGTGGCGCCGCAGACAAGGCACGCGCGATGCAGGCGGCGAAGGAAGCGGGCCTCGACACCGCCAGAATCGAGAAGGACATGGCCAACCCCGAAGTGCGCGCCACCATCGAGGAGAACTTCAAGCTCGCCGAAGCGATGGGCATGAACGGCACGCCGAGCTACGTGATCGGCAAGCAGATCGTGGTCGGCGCCATCGGCCTCGAGGGCCTCAAGGAAAAGATCGGCCTCGCCCGCTGCGGCAAGGCGACCTGCTGACAAGGCCACTTGCTGGTCAGACATTCTACACCTCACGCACGCAACGAGGCCGGCTGAAAAGCCGGCCTTTTTCGTTGGCCGAAGCTCTGCACAAATCTCGACGCGAAGAGTCTGGCGTGAATCCGGCGCGGACGTTCATCCCGCGTTTAGGAAACAAATGCCGGGGAACAGCAGATGTTCCGGAACAACTGGCACCTCCTCCCGTTGGTGGCGCGGGCAATGACGCAAAGAAACACGTGAGGAGAATACGATGTTGAACCGCTTTATGATCTCGGTTGCCGCACTTGCACTCGTCGCAGGCACCGGTCTGGCGAACGCACAGGGCACGATGAAGAACGAGAGCGGCGCCGGCGCTCAGCCGATGCAGCACTCGCAGTCTTCGGGCGGCGCCGCCGAGCGCGGCGGCTCGATGGGCAAGGAATCGACCCATGAGAAGGGCACGGTCGGCCAGGCTGGCGGCTCCAGCACGATGAAGTCCGGCGCCTCCGCCGAGGAGAAGTCCTCCGGTGCTGCCAAGGAGGAACACTCCGGCCGTGAGATGAACAAGAACGCGGCCGAGGAGAAGTCCGGCGCCACCAAGAGCCAGCGCATGGACCAACGCGCGCAGGGTCAGCAGGACAAGTCCAAGAGCATGAGCCAGGACACCAGCAAGTCCGGCGCCAAGGACCAGAAGGACATGAAGGCTGAGGGCAGCAAGAGCGGCGCCTCGACCAACAATGCCGAGAACCAGAAGGGCACCGAGACCCGCACCAACCAGAGCGCCCAGGGCAAGAGCAGCACCAGCACGACGGTTGGCCAGGCTGGCGCCGGCGCCAAGCTCTCGACCGAGCAGCGCACCCAGATCACCTCGGTGATCCACGAGGAGCACGTGCGGCCTGTGACCAACGTGAACTTCTCGATCTCGGTCGGCACCCGCATTCCGCGCGAGGGCATCGAGCTGCACGCCCTGCCGTCGCGGGTCGTGACGATCTATCCGGAGTGGCGGACCTACAAGTTCGTCCTCGTGAAGGAGGAGATCGTGATCATCAATCCGGACACCTACGAGATCGTGGCTGTCCTGAACGCCTAGAGGCCTGAAGACGGCAACCTCCGGGGGCGGGCAGCGATGCCCGCCCCTTTGCGTTCGGCCGGCAGCCATGCTTTGGACTGGTTAACAAGCAATTTCCGTAGTTTCCGCACAGGTTTTTGCACACTGGATGAGGTGCCTGAACCGCCCCCCGAGGCCCTTCAAGGCTTCCCCTCACGCGCTTTGTTACCTATAACCCCCGCCACGCCGAAACACCTTTTCCGGGACAGGAATGGCCGAGCCAGCAACCGACACGATCCTCGTTCTCAACGGGCCGAACCTCAACATGTTGGGGACGCGCGAGCCCGAGAAGTATGGCCATGCGACGCTGGCCGACGTCGAGGCGCTGTGCCGGGAGACGGCGGCGGCCTTCGGCCTCAAGGCCGACTGCCGGCAGTCCAACCGCGAGGGCGAACTGATCGACTTCATCCACGAGGCGCACGCCCGCAAGATGAAGGGCATCATCATCAACGCCGGCGGCTATTCGCACACCTCGATCGCGCTGCACGACGCGCTGCTCGCGGTGCAGATCCCGACCGTCGAAGTGCACGTGACCAACATCCACGCCCGCGAGAGTTTCCGTCACCATTCCTACACCGCGCGCGCGGCCTTCGCCTCGCTCTGCGGCTTCGGCATCGAGGGCTACCGCCTCGCCATCCAGGGCCTTGCCGCCAAGCTCGGCATCAAGCCCAAAGCCTGACGCTCCCTCTTCACCCAGAACATTCGGATCAATGAACATGGCGCGCCAGCCAGACGACAAAGCAGCCGCAAAGTTTTCCAGCGACGATTCCGCGCTCGTCCGCGAGCTTGCTCTGCTGCTCGATGAGACCAGCCTCACCGAGATCGAGATCGAGCGCGCCGGCCTGCGGCTGCGCGTCGCGCGCAACATCAGCGTCGCCGCGACCATGCCGATGCCGGTCGCAACCGCGGCTCCTGCGCTCGTCGCGGCGCCTGCAGCAGCCGCTCCTGCGGCCGCCGGTCCCGATTTGTCGAAGCATCCGGGCGCCGTGACCTCGCCGATGGTCGGCACCGCCTATTGGGCGCCGGAGCCCGGCGCCAAGCCGTTCGTCGAGGTCGGCTCGAAGGTCTCGGTCGGCCAGACCCTGCTGATCATCGAAGCGATGAAGACCATGAACCAGATCCCCTCGCCGCGATCGGGCACGGTGACGCAGATCCTGATCGAAGACGGCCAGCCGGTCGAATTCGGCGAGCCGCTGGTCATCATTGAATAAGCGAACGACGAATTTCGCCCGCTGAGGCACCATGTTCGACAAGATTCTCATAGCCAATCGCGGCGAGATCGCCCTTCGCATCCTGCGGGCCTGCAAGGAGCTCGGCATCGCAACCGTCGCCGTGCACTCCACCGCCGACGCCGATGCCATGCATGTGCGCCTGTCGGACGAAAGCGTGTGCATCGGGCCGCCGCCGTCGAAGGACAGCTATCTCAACATTCCCGCGCTGCTCGCAGCCTGCGAGATCACCGGCGCCGATGCCGTGCATCCCGGCTACGGCTTCCTGTCGGAGAACGCGCGCTTTGCCGAGATCCTCGGCGAGCACAATCTGCAATTCATCGGCCCCAAGGCCGAGCACATCCGTCTGATGGGCGACAAGATCGAGGCCAAGAAGACCGCGAAGAAACTCGGCATCCCGGTGGTGCCCGGCTCCGACGGTGCGGTCGGCCCGAACGACGACGCGATGGCGATCGCGAAGAAGATCGGCTTCCCCGTGCTGGTGAAGGCGGCGGCAGGCGGCGGTGGCCGCGGCATGAAGGTCGCGCAGAGCGAGGCCGATCTCCAGATCGCGCTGTCGACGGCGGCCAATGAGGCGAAATCCGCCTTCGGCGACGCCTCCGTCTACCTCGAGAAATATCTCCAGAAGCCGCGCCACATCGAGATCCAGATCCTCGGCGACGGCCGCGGCGGCGCGATCCATCTCGGCGAACGCGACTGCTCGCTGCAGCGCCGCCACCAGAAGGTCTGGGAGGAAGGCCCCTCGCCCGTGCTGGCTGCGGCGGCCCGCGCCAAGATCGGCGAGACCTGCGCCAAAGCGATGCGCGAGATGAAATATCTCGGCGTCGGTACCATCGAATTCCTCTACGAGGACGGCGAGTTCTACTTCATCGAGATGAACACGCGCATCCAGGTGGAGCATCCGGTCACCGAGAGCATCACCGACATCGACCTCGTGCTGGAGCAGATCCGCATCGCCGCCGGCGGCGAACTGCCGGCCAGGCAGAGCGAGGTCCAGATCATCGGCCACGCCATCGAGTGCCGCATCAACGCGGAGAACCCGCAGACCTTCCGTCCCTCGCCCGGCCGGATCTCGCAGTACCACCCGCCCGGCGGGCTCGGCGTGCGCATCGATTCGGCGGTCTATCAGGGCTACCAGATCCCGCCTTATTACGATTCCCTCGTCGGCAAGCTGATCGTCCACGGCAAGACCCGCGCCGAGTGCCTGATGCGCTTGCGCCGCGCGCTGGACGAGATGGTGGTCGACGGCATCGAGACCACGCTGCCGCTGTTCCGAGACCTCGTCCGCCAGGACGACATCATCAACGGCGACTACCATATCCACTGGCTGGAACAGTACCTCGCCGGTAAGACGGAACCGGCGGCGAAATAATTCGCCGAAATTGTGGAACCCCTTGGCCCCAATCGCGTTCTGGACGGTTGGGGACAGTTCCAAGGGGCTATTTTGCACTCCACTTCGCGTAACAAGGCAAGCCCATCGTGACGGTCGACGCCCAGCGCCGCCGCACGGTGATGCAAATCCTGCTGCTCTCGGCGGGATTCCTCGTGCTGGTCGCGATCAGCCTGGCCTCGACGCTGCTGATCAACAAATCCCGCGAGGACAATGCCTGGGTCGTGCACTCGGTCGAGGCCGAGAACCAGATCTCGACCGTGTTGCTCGAGGTGCGCCGGGCGGAAAGCGCCGTCCGGGCCTATCTGCTGTCCGGCGGCGCGCAATATCTCACGGAATATCGGGCGGCCGCTGCCAACGTGCTTCCCGCCATCGATCACCTCGCCCAAGTCACGCGCGACAATCCGGCCCAGGTCGCAAACATTGCCAAGCTGCGCCAGGCTGCGGAACAACGATTGTCGGAATTTGCCCGCGGCGCCGAGCAGGTCGAGAACAACGATGTCTCGAACGCCGTGACAGCCCTGCGCAACGGCACCTCGACCGGCGCGGTCGAGACCATCGCCCAGGTCGGCCGTGACATGCGGGCGGAAGAAGACCGCCTGTTCAGGGAGCGAACCGAGACCGCCGACCGGACCCAGAGGCTTTCATCGTCGGTCACCATTGCCGGCTCCGGCATGGTCCTGGCGCTCGCCTTCGGCTCGGTGCTGCTGGTGCGGCAATCCTCGCGCGCCCGCGACCGCGCCGAGACCCGCCTGCGCGACGCCAATCTCAACCTCGAGGCCACCGTCGACGAACGCACGGCAGATCTGCGCGAAGCCAACGACGAGATCCAGCGCTTTGCCTATATCGTCAGCCACGACCTGCGCTCGCCGCTGGTCAACATCATGGGCTTCACCAGCGAGCTCGAAGAATTGGGCAAGGACATCTTTCGGCGGATCGGAGGACTCACGGGCGTGCCGGCAGGCACCGCTGCGCTCGATGTCGCGGAGATTCCGCTCGAGGGCCCCGACAAGCAGCTGTCGGCGGATTTTTCCGAAGCGCTCGGCTTCATCAAATCCTCGATCGCCCGGATGGACCGGTTGATCTCGGCGATCCTCAACCTCACCCGCGAGGGCCGGCGCGAGTTCCACCCCGAGAAAATCGACACCCGCGAGTTCGTCGAAACCATCGTATCGACGCTGGCGCATCAATCGGCCGAAGCGCAGGCCGAGATCCACATCGAGCCGCTGCCCGGTATCGTCAGTGACCGCCTCGCGCTGGAGCAGATCTTCTCCAATCTGATCGATAACGCGATCAAGTATCTGAAGAACGGCGTGCCCGGCGAGATCAGAATTCGCGGGCGCACCAAGCTCGGCTACGCTATCTTCGAGATCAGCGACAACGGCCGCGGTATCGACGCCAGGGATCATCAGCGGATTTTCGACCTGTTCCGCCGTGCTGGAACCCAGGACAAGCCCGGCCAGGGCATCGGTCTTGCCCATGTACGTGCACTTGTGCGCCGCCTCGGCGGCACGATGTCGGTATCGTCGGAACTGAACGCAGGCAGCACCTTCACGATCACGCTGCCCATCACCTGGAACGCCACCAACCGGAACGCCGACAAATGACCCAGCCTGTCAGCATCATCATGATCGAGGACGACGAAGGGCACGCCAGGCTGATCGAGCGCAACATCCGCCGCTCGGGCGTGAACAACGAAATCATCTCGTTCGCCAACGGGACCGATGCGATGAAGCATTTGTTCGGGCCTGACGGCAGCGGGCTCGTGCAGAAGGGCAACGCGCTCCTGATCCTGCTTGATCTCAACCTGCCCGACATGACCGGGATCGATATCCTCAGGCAGATCAAGGAAAACAAGTATCTCAAGGCCTCGCCCGTGGTGGTGCTGACCACGACCGACGACAGCCAGGAGATCAAGCGCTGCTACGAACTCGGCTGCAACGTCTACATCACGAAACCCGTCAATTACGAGAACTTCGCCAATGCCATCCGGCAGCTCGGCCTGTTCTTCTCGGTCATCCAGGTCCCGCCCGCCGCCTCATGACCCAACAGCGCACGCCAACATTGCTCTACATCGATGACGACGGCGCACTGGCGCGCCTGGTCGACCGCGGCCTGACGCGGCGCGGCTACAAGGTCATCCATGCCGCCAGCGGCGAGGAAGGCCTCGAGCGCATCCGTAAGGCAGGGACCGAGGGCGGCATCGATGTCGTGGCGCTCGACCAGTACATGCCGGGCCTCGACGGGCTCGACACGCTCGAGCAGATCATGGCGATCCCCGACGCCCCGCCGGTGGTGTTCGTCACGGCCTCGCAGGATTCCAGCATCGCCGTCACCGCGCTCAAGGCCGGTGCGGCCGATTATCTCGTCAAGGACGTCAAGGGCGACTTCATCCCGCTGCTGCACGTCGCAGCCGAAGGCGCGCTCCGCCAGGCCGAGTTGCAGCGGGCGCGCGAGGAAGCCGAGGCCGAGATCCATGCCTCGCGCGACCGCTACGCCGCGCTTGCGGCCGAGCGCGAGCTGCTGCTGCGCGAGGTCAACCACCGCGTCGGCAATTCGCTGCAGATCATCGCTTCGCTGTTGCATCTTCAGGCGAGCTCCGCCGCGCAGGACGAGGTCAAGGCCGCGCTCACCAACGCGATGGGCCGCGTCGCCGCCGTCGCCCAGGTGCACCGTCGCCTCTACACCTCGCAGGACCTCAAGAGCGTGGTGCTGAACCAGTATCTGGATTCCCTGCTCGAGGATCTCCGCCGCTCCGCCGAAGGCAACCGGATGTCGCGCCTGACGGTGAAGGCCGAGCCGATCGAGATCGACCCGGACCGCGCCGTCGCCGTCGGCATCATCGTCAACGAGCTGGTGATGAACGCGGTGAAATACGCCTATCCCGATGGCGCCGGTCCCATTCACGTCGAGCTGACCTCGCAGGGCGAGGATCTCTTGCTGTCGATCACCGATGACGGCGTCGGCGACAACGTCAAGGCCGATCCGCGCTCCACCGGCATGGGCCAGCGCATCGTCGCCGCCATGGCCTCCAAGCTCGATGCCACCGTCGAGCGCGATCCCAACCATTCCGGAACCCGCATCATGCTGCGGTTCCGCCGCACCCCCGCCGTAGCAGGCAAGGCGAACAGCGCCGCAGCAGGCTGATCACCGAGGATAGCCCCCATCGCACCGGCGCCGCGATCCTGCTATTGTTGCGCGCATGACTTCGCGCGACTCCGCCTCGTCTGAAATCACGCCGGCCGTGCTCCTGCGCGCCTATGCGTGCGGCATCTTTCCGATGGCCGAAAGCGCGGACGACCCGACCCTGTTCTGGGTCGAGCCGGAAATGCGCGGCGTGATTCCGCTCGACGGCTTTCGCGTCGCCTCGCGCCTTGCACGCACCGTGCGCTCGGATGTGTTTCGCGTCACCGTCAACACCGCGTTCAAGGCGACCATCGCGGGCTGCGCCGCGCCGCAGGCCGGGCGCGAGGACACCTGGATCAACAAGCGCATCCGCGATCTCTACGGCGGCCTCTTCGAGCTCGGCCATTGCCACAGCGTCGAGGCCTGGCAGGGCGACGACCTCGTCGGCGGCCTCTATGGCGTGAGCCTGGGGCGGGCCTTCTTCGGCGAGAGCATGTTTCACACTGCACGCGATGCCTCCAAGGTCGCGCTGGTGCATCTGGTCGCGCGTCTCATCCATGGCGGCTTCGAGCTGCTCGACACGCAATACGTCACCGAGCATCTGAAGAGTTTCGGCGCGGCCGAGATCTCGCGGCGGCGCTATACCGCGCTGCTGGACAAAGCGCTCGCCGGCGAGCCCGGCGATTTCCTGCGGCTGTCGCGCGGCGACGCCGTCCCAGGGGCGCGCGCGCTCGAGATCATCGCCTCGCGACAATAAATCGGATTTGCCGGCTGCCGAATTCGGGAGATTTAGCCTGCGCCCAAAGCCCGGGGATCTGGCCTAGCGCCCAAAACCCGGAATACCGAACAGGCCCGGCCGCTGCTCCGGCGGCGGAGGTGGCGGGGGCGCCGGCTGCGGCGGCAGAGGCTGCGGCGGACGCTGCTGCACAGCCTGCTTGGGCGCAGCCCTCTTCTGCGCTGGAGGCGGCGGGGGCGCAGCCGGCTTGGTCGCGGGATCGGGTGCCGCGGTCGCAATGGTCTGCTGCGGCTCTTTGCAGTCGGTCAGCCAGATATCGTAGATCGGATGCTCGACGCCGTGCAGGCCGGGGCTCGCGGCGAACATCCAGCCGGAAAAGATCCGCTTCACCTCACCCTGCAAGGTGATCTCGTCGACCTCGACGAAGGCGTCGGTGTTGGCGGCTTCGGTGGCGGGCCGCGTGTAGCACGCATCGGTCTTCACGCGCAGCGCGCCGAACTGCACGGTCTCGCCGATTTCCTCGTCGAAATTGATGATGCGCCCGGTGATCTTGTCGAGGCCCGAGAAGGTCGCCTTCTTGTTCACGATCTTCTGGGCCGGCGGCTCGGTCACGACCTCGTCGCCCGGCTGGAGGCTGGCCGGGGCCTGCGGCACGGCACCCTGTTGCGTCCCGCCCTTTTGCTGGGGCTGGCGCTGGCCGGGAACAGCTCCCGGCGGTGCAATCGCGACGGGCGCCTGGTTCTGCGGCGCGACGGTGGTACCCGGCGGGGGGGCCAGCGGCTGGCTCTCGACCGGTCCCGGCATCGCATTGCCTTGCCGGCCCGGCGGCGGCATCGGGCGCGACGGCAGCACGCGACCCTGCGGCGGCAGCTCGGGCACCTCTTCGTCGTCGTCGGGGGTCGGCTGCGGCATCGGCTGACCGCCACGGGGGATGCTGCCCGGCGGCCGGAGCGGCGGCGGATCGGAGAAGATCGTGCCGATCTGCGCCTGCGCAGGCGTTGCAACCGTCAGCGCGGTGGCAGCCAGCAGCGCCGCAAGGCCCGTCAGGGTAAAGGTTTTCAACATCTCGCGCGGCTTCAACAGCGAATCGGGCTTGTTGGACATTCTACAGGGGATACGGCCGCTCGCAGGCCATCCGGTTAACACGCCGAATACGGCGGGGAAAGGGCGGCATCCCTGCCCTGCCCACTGCCGGCGTGACAGACCGGCACCCTGATGGGATAGTTGGGGGCCTCTCCCCGGGGCCGACGCGGGCATCGCCCCCGAAAATGACGTCCAACGATAACCAGAACCTCTGGGGTACCTGCCCATGCCCGTCGTGCTCGATCCCGATGCCGCTGCCGTCTACAAGGCGTTCCAGGAGGCCGGCCGCCCTGCCTATGAGACACTGACCGCGGCCGAGGCGCGCGCCTATTACCTGCAGGCGCGCTTTGCCACCAACCCCGAACCGCCCGAACTGGCCCGCGTCGCCTCGCTGTCGATCCCGGCGCCGCACGGAGCGATCCCCGCGCGCATCTACGTGCCGAAGCAGCCGCGCCGCGAGGACGGGCTGGCGCCCGCGCTGGTGTTCTTTCATGGCGGCGGCTGGGTGATCGGCGATCTCGACAGCCACGACGTGGTCTGCCGGCAGCTCGCGATCGAGGGCGCGCTGATCGTGATCGCCATCGACTACCGCCTCGCGCCCGAGCACAAATTTCCCGCCGCGACCGATGACGCGATCGCCGCGACGAAATGGATCGCCGCACATGCGCGCGAACTCGGCGTCGATGCCGCAAGGCTCTCGGTCGGCGGCGACAGCGCAGGCGGCAATCTCGCCGCCGTGGTCGCGCTCGCCGCGCGTGACGGTGATAGCCCCGAGATTGCGGGCCAGGTGCTGATCTATCCGGCCGTCGATTTCGCCATGACGCATGGCTCGCACAGCGAGCCCGAGACCAGCGTGCTGCTGACGCACGGTGTGATCCGCTGGTTCCGCGACCACTATCTCAACGGCGCGGCCGACACCCACGATTGGCGCGCCTCGCCCGCGCGCGCCGAAAACCTTGCCGGCCTGCCGCCGGCGTACGTGCTGACCGCCGGCGCCGATCCCTTGCGCGACGAAGGCAGCGAATATGCCGCGCGCCTGAAGCAGGCCGGTGTGCCGGTCACTTACAAGCACTTCCCCGGCCAGTTCCACGGCTTCTTCACCATGGGCAAATTGCTGCAACAGGCCAACGTCGCGGTGAGCGAGATCGGCGCCTGGCTCAAGGCCGTGGGCTGACAACGCCCTCAACCCGATGTCGTCCGCAATTCGCACCGTCTTCTCCCTTCCGCTGCGCGGCCTGGCCTGGCTCGGCAGCCAGGGCACGCGCGCGGTCGCGGCGGTCGTGTTCATCGCGGCGGCCGTGCCGCCGCTCGGCGCGCTGCTGCGGCCCTACGTCACCGAGGCGATCCTCGTTCTGCTCTGCATCTCCTTCATGCGGGTCGATCTCGTGGCGCTGTACGGCCATCTGCGCCGGCCGGCACTGGCGGCATCAGCCACGGCCTGGACCACGATCGGCGTGCCCGTCATCGTTGGACTCGTCACGCATGCGACCGGGCTCACCGATCGCGCCCCCGGCCTGTCGCTCGCGCTGATGCTCCAGAGCATGGCCTCGCCGATGA
The genomic region above belongs to Bradyrhizobium sp. CCBAU 53338 and contains:
- a CDS encoding CHASE3 domain-containing protein, with product MTVDAQRRRTVMQILLLSAGFLVLVAISLASTLLINKSREDNAWVVHSVEAENQISTVLLEVRRAESAVRAYLLSGGAQYLTEYRAAAANVLPAIDHLAQVTRDNPAQVANIAKLRQAAEQRLSEFARGAEQVENNDVSNAVTALRNGTSTGAVETIAQVGRDMRAEEDRLFRERTETADRTQRLSSSVTIAGSGMVLALAFGSVLLVRQSSRARDRAETRLRDANLNLEATVDERTADLREANDEIQRFAYIVSHDLRSPLVNIMGFTSELEELGKDIFRRIGGLTGVPAGTAALDVAEIPLEGPDKQLSADFSEALGFIKSSIARMDRLISAILNLTREGRREFHPEKIDTREFVETIVSTLAHQSAEAQAEIHIEPLPGIVSDRLALEQIFSNLIDNAIKYLKNGVPGEIRIRGRTKLGYAIFEISDNGRGIDARDHQRIFDLFRRAGTQDKPGQGIGLAHVRALVRRLGGTMSVSSELNAGSTFTITLPITWNATNRNADK
- a CDS encoding response regulator encodes the protein MTQPVSIIMIEDDEGHARLIERNIRRSGVNNEIISFANGTDAMKHLFGPDGSGLVQKGNALLILLDLNLPDMTGIDILRQIKENKYLKASPVVVLTTTDDSQEIKRCYELGCNVYITKPVNYENFANAIRQLGLFFSVIQVPPAAS
- a CDS encoding sensor histidine kinase gives rise to the protein MTQQRTPTLLYIDDDGALARLVDRGLTRRGYKVIHAASGEEGLERIRKAGTEGGIDVVALDQYMPGLDGLDTLEQIMAIPDAPPVVFVTASQDSSIAVTALKAGAADYLVKDVKGDFIPLLHVAAEGALRQAELQRAREEAEAEIHASRDRYAALAAERELLLREVNHRVGNSLQIIASLLHLQASSAAQDEVKAALTNAMGRVAAVAQVHRRLYTSQDLKSVVLNQYLDSLLEDLRRSAEGNRMSRLTVKAEPIEIDPDRAVAVGIIVNELVMNAVKYAYPDGAGPIHVELTSQGEDLLLSITDDGVGDNVKADPRSTGMGQRIVAAMASKLDATVERDPNHSGTRIMLRFRRTPAVAGKANSAAAG
- the aat gene encoding leucyl/phenylalanyl-tRNA--protein transferase, which encodes MTSRDSASSEITPAVLLRAYACGIFPMAESADDPTLFWVEPEMRGVIPLDGFRVASRLARTVRSDVFRVTVNTAFKATIAGCAAPQAGREDTWINKRIRDLYGGLFELGHCHSVEAWQGDDLVGGLYGVSLGRAFFGESMFHTARDASKVALVHLVARLIHGGFELLDTQYVTEHLKSFGAAEISRRRYTALLDKALAGEPGDFLRLSRGDAVPGARALEIIASRQ
- a CDS encoding DUF2155 domain-containing protein; this translates as MSNKPDSLLKPREMLKTFTLTGLAALLAATALTVATPAQAQIGTIFSDPPPLRPPGSIPRGGQPMPQPTPDDDEEVPELPPQGRVLPSRPMPPPGRQGNAMPGPVESQPLAPPPGTTVAPQNQAPVAIAPPGAVPGQRQPQQKGGTQQGAVPQAPASLQPGDEVVTEPPAQKIVNKKATFSGLDKITGRIINFDEEIGETVQFGALRVKTDACYTRPATEAANTDAFVEVDEITLQGEVKRIFSGWMFAASPGLHGVEHPIYDIWLTDCKEPQQTIATAAPDPATKPAAPPPPPAQKRAAPKQAVQQRPPQPLPPQPAPPPPPPPEQRPGLFGIPGFGR
- a CDS encoding alpha/beta hydrolase, whose product is MPVVLDPDAAAVYKAFQEAGRPAYETLTAAEARAYYLQARFATNPEPPELARVASLSIPAPHGAIPARIYVPKQPRREDGLAPALVFFHGGGWVIGDLDSHDVVCRQLAIEGALIVIAIDYRLAPEHKFPAATDDAIAATKWIAAHARELGVDAARLSVGGDSAGGNLAAVVALAARDGDSPEIAGQVLIYPAVDFAMTHGSHSEPETSVLLTHGVIRWFRDHYLNGAADTHDWRASPARAENLAGLPPAYVLTAGADPLRDEGSEYAARLKQAGVPVTYKHFPGQFHGFFTMGKLLQQANVAVSEIGAWLKAVG